A single window of Sporosarcina sp. Marseille-Q4943 DNA harbors:
- a CDS encoding MFS transporter, giving the protein MEMKKDHKNKIITFFKLYPDFAKLQTGSVLVNFASWNSFVALLFLLTDITDNGIQLGILWALSGLAPLLFGLIAGVLIDRFDYKKGLIYIDILRAGLSLGFIFIPFLDGWSAWTTYFLLRFIIGLCGSYSFAARQSIISKIVATEDLNRAIAISFTILNVMRLLGLTLGGVLLGIGGMNFVWVIQSISFIIAAILVSQMTLNTTPVQIAKKNFIEDFKYGFVESFKNGWVKLIFILGLSGGLVAGTFHLVLQQFVKNIYHTDSFSLSIMFLIEGIVSVIVGYWIVKVNFQFKKIWFYGYIYIVNALSWILFGFNKSYLLALLLLVIFSTMLSLTIPFERWVVQTKVPEEIRGRTFNLLNTISTGMIQLSGLIAGLIIDNWGLEYVPVFTGSFHLLIGFFVIFFIFGLSTATHAKERMI; this is encoded by the coding sequence AAAGCTACAAACAGGGTCTGTTCTCGTCAATTTTGCGTCGTGGAACTCCTTTGTCGCTTTATTATTTCTTCTTACTGATATCACAGATAATGGAATTCAACTAGGGATTCTATGGGCTCTTAGCGGATTAGCGCCATTACTTTTCGGATTGATTGCGGGTGTTTTAATTGACCGCTTCGATTATAAAAAAGGCCTTATATATATTGATATCTTACGAGCAGGATTGTCATTAGGGTTTATCTTCATACCGTTTTTAGATGGTTGGAGCGCTTGGACCACGTATTTTCTTTTGCGTTTTATTATTGGCTTATGTGGTTCATACTCATTTGCTGCAAGACAGTCAATCATTTCAAAAATAGTAGCTACAGAAGATTTAAATCGAGCAATTGCCATTAGTTTTACCATTTTAAATGTAATGCGTTTGCTTGGTTTAACTCTAGGCGGTGTGTTATTAGGTATTGGAGGCATGAACTTTGTTTGGGTTATTCAAAGTATTAGTTTTATAATAGCTGCTATTTTAGTTAGTCAAATGACTTTAAATACAACCCCAGTGCAGATTGCCAAAAAGAATTTCATTGAGGATTTCAAATACGGTTTTGTAGAATCCTTTAAAAATGGTTGGGTCAAATTAATATTTATTTTAGGACTGTCGGGTGGCTTAGTTGCAGGGACATTCCACTTAGTCTTGCAACAATTCGTAAAAAATATTTACCATACAGATTCTTTCAGTTTAAGTATAATGTTCCTCATTGAAGGAATTGTATCTGTTATTGTAGGTTATTGGATAGTCAAGGTGAATTTTCAATTTAAAAAGATATGGTTTTATGGATACATCTATATAGTGAATGCTTTAAGTTGGATTTTATTTGGTTTTAATAAAAGTTACTTGCTTGCCTTGCTGTTACTTGTAATTTTTTCAACTATGTTATCGCTCACTATACCTTTTGAGAGATGGGTAGTTCAAACGAAAGTGCCTGAGGAAATCAGGGGGAGAACCTTTAATTTATTGAATACTATCTCAACAGGGATGATCCAACTTAGTGGTTTAATTGCAGGTTTAATTATTGATAACTGGGGTTTAGAATACGTTCCAGTATTTACAGGTAGCTTCCATCTATTGATTGGTTTTTTTGTTATCTTTTTTATATTTGGCTTAAGTACAGCTACTCATGCAAAGGAGAGGATGATCTAA